A stretch of DNA from Microscilla marina ATCC 23134:
AACATTATAAAATTCATTCATCAAGTTTAACCATTTAAAGTTGTTCTTTTTTCTGAGTTCTAGTACGATTCTAAATTTATCTAAGGTCCTATCCTTGCTTCGTAAGAAATAACGTTTTTTTTGAATCGGGAGGATTTTTTCCAATTCTTTTCTTGTATAAACTGCATCTACGGCCCTTTGTAAAGCAGTCACAGAAATATCACTTCCCAGAATAGAGTAATCTATACTAACTTCAGATAACAGCATGTATTCCTCAATGAACATTGCAATACTATACACTCTTGTCCACTTGAGAGCCGAGCTCATATTTTAAGTGGTTTTTTCGTGATCGGCAAAGCTCCTTAGCATAAACAAATGATTCATTCTCGGAGAAGA
This window harbors:
- a CDS encoding CheR family methyltransferase — its product is MSSALKWTRVYSIAMFIEEYMLLSEVSIDYSILGSDISVTALQRAVDAVYTRKELEKILPIQKKRYFLRSKDRTLDKFRIVLELRKKNNFKWLNLMNEFYNVPRGFDIIFCRNVLIYFDRKTQKEVIRKLLLKLKQGGYLFLGHTESILDFNFPVKMIEPTIYQKN